A window of Ammospiza caudacuta isolate bAmmCau1 chromosome 20, bAmmCau1.pri, whole genome shotgun sequence genomic DNA:
CTTTCAGTAAATAATTAACGtgtctttatttaaaattcttaaTGTTTATCCCCTACTTGTCAAATGTGTAAAAAACAACTTTAGAAAATGAATTAAACCCCCATTTTTCTATCTTTTTAAGACATTGACAGGCTTTGTCTCCACAGATACAGAACAAGTCTCTCCATATGGAATTCTTCTTAATTTCCATTCTGGAATACTCAGGTATGGTTTGTGCATTGCTCTTCATCAAAACAGAATAACTGTCTAAATCTTGCCTTAAATCAGAAGCAGCTTCAATTTATTCTGAAATACACTAAAGTGAAATGTAAAGCTTTTTAGAGTATATTTCTCTGAAATCCTGTTTTTAGCTTCTTTTAATGTTTGTAagtataaaaacaaaataagccCCAAGGCTTCCACTTCAGCACAGTGGGGGTCAGTCACATATGCAGATAACATCATTTATTATACACACCCTCCCCCTATTTCTCTCTGCCCAGCTTATCCTTTGTCTCACATTCTGTGTGTTTACCTGAGGAATTAATTTAGAGGATTAAGCCATTGTAAAAAGTGTTGGTTATTGAGGGTTGGGGTTATGAAGTAGAAAAGCTGTAATTTTTGTATATAATGTAGTACTGTGGATGAGCTTCTTCATAAAAacttcacaaaaatatttataaattcttTGCATCTGTAGGAGTCTATTAGAACAATAAACAGTCATAATAAGCATTATGACAGTAGATCTCAAAGTGCTCAGCAAGGTTAATTAAATTACAATTTAAAATTAGATTCTGCATTTGTGTATCCCACAAGTAACTACTGAATGACCCTGGAGTTCATAAGGAAACTCACTTTTTATATGACAAAAGCTCTTAAGAAGTGCTCTGCTCTGAGACTGACAACCTGAGGTGTTTTGCAGTGAGTTtgattttctctgtttttacaAAAGCTTGTTTCTTTTCATAATATGCAGCTTCATTAATAAATGTTGGATAGACTGTACAGTCCCCCTGATATGGAATTACTTCTCCATCAAGAGTTAAAAATTGAGGATCACCATTCTTCAGTGGCTGCCAGTCTTGATCcttagggaaagaaaataaatagaatatatttaCTTTCAGGtttttgtatattttatgtGATTCTTGAGTTAATGCTAATTATGCAAATTTCTGCAGTTTATGGCAAAAGCTTTTAAAGTAATTGTTTAATCTTAATACCTCATTTTGTGTGTCTGGCCCTCATTTTCAGAATTCACTGGTAAAGTGAACTAGAAGGAAACTGCAGATGCTCACAATTGATTGAAAATTGAAAACAGACACTCGttttagaattaaaaattagatttatattttaaaatataagctGTCCTATTGGCTTTTTCTTTGTAGTGATTTTAGATTCAGTGATTCCCAAGACAGTTCCTGAAATAATGAATGTATGACCTTAGTGAGAGAACTTAACCCTAGGGGAGGTCTAAAATATTCAATAAAATCCTTGGCAATATtggcattttaaatatttattactaAAATATACAACAATATAGCAGAAGCAACACAGGAATAAGTAGAAAATGTCACAAAAGGAAACTATTCTAGAAATTACCTGTAGTTTAGGATGAATTATTGCAATAATTTCACCATTCTTATTCCTGGGATAATCTACTTTctccattattttaaaaacctcGATTGTACATGGTGGAAATTCTTTGCCTAGAAagaataaatgtaatttaatgTCAAGATGAAAAACTGCCTGTTAAAAAGAACATTGCATTATTTATTCTCTGCAGAATGGCTCAAATCATCAGGTTGTCCCCTCAAAGCCAAGTTGGAGAAAGATGATCCAGTCATGTATTGGGGCATATGAAGTTCAAATCTAAATTTGCTACTGAAATGTTACTTTTCATATAAAAAGACCTATTTTGTAGATGGGGAAATCAATGAAAGGTCTGTTTActagtgttgtacagcacaGAGTGATATCAGTGGTATTTAATCTTTACTATTCCAGCACAATAATGGAAATTCTGACATGCATAActgtattattttctttctatttcaaaaaaccccaacctacTGACAAAATACACTCTGAAATGATGAAAACTACTTATTTTGTCAGAGTGTGTTTTAGGTAGTGCACAGGTCtgactttaattttttaattctccCCCCACCTGTAAAgtgtcatttttaaaaatattctcctAAAATAGTCCCTGACATGACACAGGATGTTGTGACCTCTCATACCTTCATTAAAAAGTTGCACAAAATCAAGGCCATGTTTGACAATCTTCCTCATTTTCTCTAAAACATCAGCTCTAGCAACACCTTGTGGCTGGGGCCCCACCTCGACACCTGTTTGGAGATGAGGCAGATCATTAATGTCACTTAATGTCACCACCACTCATCACATgcacagcaaaaataaatgtCTGCTGGGCCAGTATTTAATGTTTAAGAGGGATTGTAAGGCACAGAATTATGTGGGGTTTTAAGGCAAGCAAATCCTTgtcttttataaaaatatttataataaatatatgggggtttttaaataaaaaatacattgtaaatattttctgcagaaagTGGGTTAATTGAGTTTAAGGATTTCTGTGTTATGTAATGATTGTGTAAATCAGAAGAATGGATAATCACATCCATTCATTTTGGTAAATATTGTCAGACAAGCAGCACCTGGTGCTCAGAGCACTCTGTGAGCACACCTGAAAACAGCCACATTTCCAAACCATCGCTGCTGGGTTGAAAGAGCCTTTAGGTTTGATATTTACCAACAGGATGTTTTGCCACAGAGCGAGTTGTTGCATATTTCAGGCTGGGATGTTCaatcagcagagcaggacaaggtTCTGGAGCCAAAGCGTTCTGTGGAGATGGTTTAGAAACCTTTGTCATGCAAAAGGGTTTCAAATGTTGTGCCACAAAAGATTACTGATGCAGAAGTGATTTACACAATGTCTTCAATATGTTGTCTTTATTTCAGGGCCCTCGAGGAAGTAGGACATCTTTAGAAAATGCACAAAGCTGTGTTTGTTGGTGTCTGTCCCATTAAGTGATGCCAGGCAGCTCCACTGAACCAGAACTGAGCACAGCTCTACTCTGGAactgccagcagagaaaaaaaatctcctcagCATGGCTCCAAAAGGGAGAACTGAAATACCATAAAGCAGATTTCAACTATTTTATTTGGAGTTAGACTCCAGTTCTCTTATGGGGGACACAGATTGTGAATTAAGCCTCATTTTAATCCTTATTGGCATTTTTGCTACTTGAGGCTTCTTCCTTGATGCCTGCCCACCATCACTCTTAATATAATTTTTGTCAAAAGCTTTTTAGATCTTCATGTAAGCTTTTTAGAGcttcatgtatttttttaattagcattttaaaataatacatgtaataagacaaaaaaaaaagtttgaaaaggCCTtgtttccaagggaaaaaaacaaaattaaaatcccaTATCATTGGCCCAACCTGGATTCCATCAGTCACAGTCCAGGCCACCAGAATTCAAGCAAATTCTGCTTAAAGCATCACTTCTGCAAACCACACCCTACCAAAACTTATCAGCTTCAGGAACAGCGGAATCAAACAGCTTCTAAAGACACATCACTGATAAGGAAACGTTGTCAGTACCTACTTCCATTATTTGTTACATCTCtttatttaatgaaattaatgtTTAACTATTTAGCACGTGTAACCCAAATTTATCCAAGTTCCTGACAGATCAGTGTGAAAGCAGATTAAACTACATTAATTTTCATAGATGTTATTCTAAGTATTCCTCTTTGCCCATTAGTCTTAATAATGCTCATTTTAATACATGAAGATATGATGAGTTTAAATCTGAATTACCTGATATTATAATCAAATTAATAGTTGcctctgattaaaaaaattcatcatatgagtaatgaaatattttaaacagttttgcagaagaaaaaatagtaTATTTAAAGAAActacaatataatatatagtaataCAACATTACAACTAATAATGTAATTTAATAGTTCATTTAAATTAGTTTTACCTTGATATAATGAACCATTTGAATTGTAAAGTCATCCCTGGAGTTTTCAAGAATAATGGTACCACCCATGTTAGAAGTGGTGTTGTGAAGGTCAAAAATAAGGTCATAGGCATCATCACTACCTTTGGGACCAAATATATGATTGATTTCCTGAGCCCTCCTCACTTCATATGGAATATCTTCCACCACTGGCCTGCTGTTAATATCAGCACAAAGAAATTAGTGAGCTCATTCCATGGCTTTACAGTCAACAAAATATGTATTagccttttctttttactttaaatCCAAAACTGACTGCAATTGAAATCACCTGTTTAATTACCAAACTTAAAATTGACTGAATTTGTTGAAGAAATCAAGTATGATTCTCTAGTAATTGTTTTATTATTCTGAGTCTTGTGCAGAAGGGTATTAGAATTATTTTATCAAAGTTTggctggaaaatatttcttcttacatcccaaaatttccccctaTGCATAAAACTAACTAAAAATTTTGCAAAAACATAGAGCATTTCCAAGACTGGATCCCCTTCTGTTGGAGACCATATTCAGACATCAGTTCATGATGTTTTGCCTTGGACATCACCCTCAAGGCTTTTCTAAACTGTTTTTCCCTAACCTGTTCTATTTCTTGTCTTCTCAGGATCTGACCAGACTTTTACAATCTATTCCTTTAGGATCTTTAAAGCTCAGTGAAGATTTTGCTGCTTCAAATCTGTTCCTCCAAAGTTTTAATCCTTGTAATTTCAGGAGATTCTGTGTATCACATAATCCACCTTTCTGTTCTTTAGCTCTGCCTTTTGAAATTCAACATTTCTTCACATAAAGCTGTTTATTAATACTTTTTATTGAAGCTAATGAGAATTACACCATTGCTTTCAGTAGCATTAAAATTTCACTctcctttttcttattttgtaaaataatttatgaTTTTTGAAGGTTCTACACTTAAGGGAGCAGGGTGAGCTACCTCAAACACTCAGTAGAGCTGAAATAGGACCAGTCAAATTCATAGTATTTACTGAGAAATAGTAGTTTAATATGAAGGAAACCTGCAGGTGTCTTAATCTTGTGTTTTTTCAAGTGTTCTGCTTTCAAAGCAgctgaaaccaaacaaaactacctttttttaaaatggttttccAAAATAAACAATTATAAGAATGGCCTCAATACTTATGTGCTAACATCTGCTTATCTTAGATGTAACAATCAACAACAAAATCCTAAGATGGAAAGCCAGATGGAAAGAAGTGTAGGTTAAGAATAACTGCCTGAAAAATATATACAGTAAGTATTCCTTTCTGTGATAGTCACCTTTGCCATTAAAACTTTTCTGAAACAATTACCTGGCTAGCAACTATACTAAGAATGTTTATATAGCAAAGTACACCTCTGGAATAGATGTCTCAAAAGCACAGAAACATCAAATcctattaaaaatgtaaaattagtTACTATTTTACAGTAATTATAgactatttattttaatgtaacaAGTCAGTTAAATTATTCAGGTTTTTGCCTGTGCTTTTGCCTTAGAATAGATTATTTCCAGCTTCAAGGTTTTTTAATTTCTAGTTTTCACCTTTTGCTGTACATAAGTGGAATTAAGCACACTTCTCTGATTTCTGTGCCATTCTTTCGGATACTCAGATTTCTATGTTTAATTGCTTTTATCTGCTATTTCTTGGAAATATAATTGAATTGCACAAGACATGAGCAATGATGACTCTGACTCAGAACAGTGGTACTCCAATTCACACAAAGGCAGCTCATCTAATgctaatttaaaattatgttcAAGATAATGTATTGGTTTGAAACTGATTCTACCAGCAATAGAAGTGAGTCTGTTAACACATgcaatttgttcttttttttgggTTAAAGGTCAGTAATTTCAGTTATGTGACTGCACTGTTAAAGTAGTAGGGGAACTTGTGTTCAACATTTTAATcaggaaagaattttaaaacccagaaaaagcagaacaacAGAAAGCACAACTGCTCTTACCCAAGGCTCTTGGGGTCAAAAACCCGGTTGAGATCACAGTCAATGTACCTGGTGCACCtctccacagccctggggtTGGTGAGGAATGGTTTCACCTGCACTCCTGCCCTCTGGATCTCggctccatcctgctgccagtgcctgaCCAGCAGCACCCCCGATAATTCATTGCCGTGAGTGCCCCCGAAGAGCCCGACCCGCCTCACCCGGGCACACGGGCAGCCCATGCTCCAGCAAAACTTTTCTctctgaaggggaaaaaaaataaaataaattctttccaGTAGGAGAGTCTTTCTCCTGGTTAGGTCAGACGCAAAAGAAAGTGAGTGGATTTCTCCCAACAGTTCCCAACTCAGTTTTGAGGCgggattttccagcctcccTCCCCAAGGAGCCTCCCCTTCGGTTTCTGTATTTAGTAACATCTCCGAGGCTGTTAATGGCACTGTTCCACAGTCCAAAAGTTAACTCTGGGCAGTCTTTATAATGTAGGATCTATAGGGAAATCCTGTGCTAAAGAACAGTGGAAAACACTGGTTTTACACTTAAATATCAGGCATTTTTGCACTGCAAAGTAGGTGTAACAGGTATTTTCATGTATGTTTGAAGTTACATAAGGATCATATTATATAAGGGCAGATTGATTTAAAGTGAGGAAAATAAGAATTGTATCTTGGCTCTGGTCCAGCACACAATGCTGAAACCTCAAGTATTTTCAtctaaaaaaagccaaagaacAGCTAAGTTCCTCAATGCACGTCGTGGCTTGTACGAccttttttgttttagaaatcCTACAAACAGTGATTAGAAGGAACATGAGCTGAAATTACAGCGCAATTTATCCACGACTGACTTACCCAGAGTTCTGGCTCCAGTTCTACCTCGGGATCTGCTAACACAGACCTCTAACACATTGAAACAACTGTGCCAGGGACAACCCTCTAACTTTGGCAGTCTtttattaaaaaggaaacagatCTAGACCACGATGGGACAATAGTTCTGTTCTCTCCCCAAAAAAACTTTAGTCAGcaacttttcttccatttccaaaAGCGTTCAGAAAGGCTTCTGAAGCTTAAGCCAAAGACCAGCTGTAACTTCCATCCTCAGAATCAAAACATTTAGAATAAAAGGACTtattaacagaaaaataagctTTATTACTGTAAACGACAGAAGTATTTGCAATTGGTATATGACTCATGATATAAACATAATAAATATTAGATTGCAAGAGAATAAAGAATGTTTATTGAACAATTCCTTTTTATTAGAATTATACTCCAGTGACTGAGAGAATATTTGGCTGAAAGGCTTTATATCCCAGGCTGACAGACTGTAGGTCTAGGAaaaactgagcacaggatttATCTAGAATAGTTCTGCCAGGAATATAATTTCTACAGACGTTTCTCTCTATGTTTCAGTTCACACATTCAGATTTTGCTGAAGCTTACAGTGAGTTAATACAGAGAGACTGTTTGCTTAAATATTCAACTGTACTACTCTGTACTTAGAAGCTGTCAGATATTTAATCAGAATGAGTAATTTATTAAACAAAGCAGTAAAGTTGCATTTTACAGCACTGGACAGTGTGTACTGTCCTTTGACCCCTATCTCTCTTCAGCAGTGGTGCCAGAATGGGGAGTGACAACACCCAAAAACACAACTCACACTCTGAATCTGGGTTTGTTGAATTTAAACACAGCACAAGTCTGAAGAGTAAACAGCAAAATGCAAACATGCAGGGCTGGAATATTTAGTTTATCTTTTATTCCTGCTGGCATTGTAATGGTTGTAATTCCTTCCAAAGCACTGAATGAAACACAGAGATGTCTGTGCACTTAATTAACATGCAAGAAGTTTGTCTCCTAAGAGAGTTTTTAGGACAGAGACAGTGAATTTCCAAACATGAGTTTAGGAACTAAACCCATGGAAGCTTCTTTTATCCCCTCAGAGCAGTTCCCATCCAAACACTTTaactcctggtgtccccaggaccCGCCAATTTGGGAATGAATGGAAATTCACATGGAAAGTTTTCACTCTTCAGGGTTAAACACTGGGACCCATCCCTTATTCCTGTGCTCTGCCAATACTCACACTCTGAAAAAGGAGTGGGATATTTAGTTTAGTAAGGATCCAGATTGGTTTGATGTTCTACATACAGATCTTTGGGAGTGCTTCTGAAagaaaaggtttattaaaacaGGACAAGATCCAGTCGTGCCAAGCACTCAGATTTTAGGCAGTAACCACCCATGTGTAAAAGCCGAAGAGACAAACAGGGTGAAGAATGCTTTTACTTTTATTTACAGCCACTTTTGTGCTCACACACTTCTGCAGATTCAGCTCCTACCCCGGGCTTTCTGAGGATGACACTACACCGGTTCCTCGGGGGCGGGGATAATTAATGAAATCCCACCGGGGGTTGAGTAAAGGGTTCTTGTATCTCCCGGCCGGGCACGGCCGCTCCCGCCGTGCCCTCAGCGGCTGGGAACGGGGCTTCGCCTTCCCGCCATTTCCGCACCGCCTGAGGCGCGAGCGCGCGGACCAGTGACCGTTGTTTTTGGCGGGCTTCGCCTGAGGGCTTCACCTGAGGGCTGACCCTGAGGGCTGACCCTCAGCCCCGTCCCTGAGGGCTGAACCGTCAGGGCTGACCCTCAGCCCCGTCCCTCAGGGCTGAACCGTCAGGGCTGACCCTCAGCCCCATCCTTCAGGGCTGAACCGTCTGAACTGACCCTCAGCCCCGTCCCTCAGGGCTGAACCGTCAGAACTGACCCTCAGCCCCGTCCCTCAGGGCTGAACCGTCAGGGCTGACCTTCAGGGCTGACCCTCAGCCTTGTCCCTGAGGTCTCTCCCTCAGCCTGGTAAGTGCTGACTCTCAACATGGCCCTGACCCTCAGCCCCGCTCCCTCAGGGCCTGGAATCTGCAAAGAGCAGATTGCATCTTAGGCGTGCACCTGTGAATCTTCTAAATTCAGTACAGCTGGTTCTGTTTTTTAGGGCTTGTGTTTGAAATTATGCCAATCACTGGTGCTGCAGTGTTAAGAGGAGCTGCCATAAAATCATGTGAAATTTGGATGTGTTTGCAGCActaattattttgctttgtttatcCGACTTCCATACAGCAAATTTGGAAAAATCAGTCTATTGCTGCCTGTTAAGATTcagcaaagaaatgaaaaggagTTTAGCTGACACACCAGCTCGGAGCACAGCAGGTACCAGCCCTTCTTATGTGCCCTCCTGTTCACACCTCATTATGCTTTTATAGAgacataaaatacatttatgtATGTAGTATTCATAGAGGATATTCAGTATTTAGCCCTAAATCCCCATTTCCTGAGTGGACTTGCATGGGTTACCTGTTTATTGCAGGGCGAGATTTTAGATGGATTCAGGGAACTGGTCACTGAGGGAAAGGTTTCACTAATGGGATTATGTGCAGGACAGAGGGCTGGGAGCATAAATTCTGTGAGGGAATGGCCTTTTATGTGTTTATTAAATGCAATTCTTATGTGTAATGTAAAATAATTAACtaattttatttacttgtttTAAGTGTGGGTTGTGTACCCTTTTGCAATTAATATAGCATtacttaaattttaattttaggttGTCTGCCTGTACCACTGttcaatcagaaaaaaagaactaGACAGCCCCTCACTTCAAATCCACTTAGAAATGAACCAGACACTGGTTCTGGGACTCGTAGTTATGACTTCTCTCCCTCATCATTCGGTAAataagacattttatttttttttactgcctCTAAATCCAAATAAATCTTAACTTACTGATTGTATTCTATGCAATCAGACATTGTCTTTATCAAGAACTATATGCATCCTTTATATCTATTTCTGAAAAGTTCATTATGTAAAAATTGTCCTCCAGGaaatttctttctcctctgtaCAATTGAGCTTTTTATACTTCGTGCCTAGAGGGAGTTTGACTCTTTGTGTGATGGAGAATGAAGTAGCACTGGCATTTAAATAGAGTCTCTTGAAACTGaccttttgttttcagttgATTTCAATCAACATTCAAGTCCTGTGTTACAAGAAGAAACATTTGTAAGATGTCATTCTTGTAGTTCAGAAAGGAACTTCTGTTCTTCAAATTGGGCTTGGAAGGAACGGTGCAGAACTCTGCTTTTAGTGCTTTCATTATGTTTTACTTGTAATAAAGTTTCAAAGTTTTCTCACAATAAAATCTCTGTTGCTAGTAAGTCTAATGCTTGTAACTGAACTATTGTCTAGAAAAGCAACCTACTTGTTAGAAGTTGTCTTATAATTACAAATATCAAAGGATCACAttccctttatttcttttttcttcctccttcctaTGTGAGTCTGTTTGTGGGACGTTAAACAGAGTTGGAGGCCTACAAAGACTTACTACCTTTCagtcttttccatttttatcaATATTCCATCCTTTGTCTTTTGAAAATTAGGCTGGGGAATTGCAAACCCAGAAGTGGATGaactgcagaaagcagcaaacaGTGGGTATGTAAAAAGCAAGttatttgttgcttttttgatttttatttggaTGTTGTTTCCTGAACAATCCATGTGTGTGTTACAataaagctgctgctgtgccactgaTACTTTAAACTTGTCTTTGAAAGCCAAGCAGAACATCCGATGGCTCCTTCCCTTATGAAACCACCAAATGCATCAAAGTTTCATTTAGCAAATGCTGGAAAAAACGTGTCTGCCTGCAGGTTGGTGAAGCCTTTAATGTCTATAACCCTTCCTTTTTGTTCTTATGTGAAAATGCATCTCACATTTTCCCATATGCCTGTAGCAGTTAAAGCAACCCTTTTAATCTCACTCTCAGAGGAAAccttgtttattttattttagagttatgaaaatatgtgaattttggggcagGAAAGATCCCTTACCCAGGGCAGGACAGTAACTGAGCAGGGTTTTAAGGCCTGTTGAACTCAGATAGATTTATGCACAGGTGTAATCACTGCCCTGTATATGGATAAATTTGGTGTAAACTCAAGGGAGTTTGGAGATATTTAAAGCTAAATCAACAATTTATGCATTGCTTTCATATTCTTTAATCACATAGCTCACTATTGAGAAGAGGCACTGTGATACTGAACTGTTGTATTGCAGGAACAGAAGTGAATATGCTCCTTTAGGTAAAACAGCAAATTCAAGATCTGATAATGGAACTTCTCAGGAGTTTGAGACCTTTCCAAGCAGTTTGAAAACTGTCCAGCAGCAAAACCACCCTGACAGTCATAACCCATCCCAGCTCATCAAAACAGACACAGCCAAAGGAAAGTGGCCAGTGAAACCCAACACTGTGGCAAGAAATCTGCAGGATCAGAGTCCAGCATATAAATTTAACTACAAAactcagcaaaataaaatgaatgaaAACCAGTTTGGCTGTGTCCCAGAAGATAAAAGTCAGGTAAAACTTATAGGCAGGGTTAATAGGAAAGACACAATGAAGAAAGtagtaaagaaagaaaactggtGGAAGATGATGAGGTTTTCATCAGCTCAAGCTGCCTAAGTAAAACCTGGAGTTTCTGGAAATTTAGAATTGAGATTTTCTGTATACTACTGTAATAATCTAAAACCCTCAGTTAAGTGGCAGGAAGTTGTTTGTATATTCTGAACAAATGCcctaattttaatataattattgcctatttaaaataataaataataaataaatgcctACGTGCCCTTTGAAATTACAAGTGTATAAGTCTAACTTAAACTTTTGTTTTCatctgaaaggaaatttcatcaTCTCAAgtgaaaactaaaataaaaaagaattcttTGCGAATCCTGTCTGCAGTCATTCAGAGTGTGAGGCACTGGAGCCAGTATGCCTATAAAACTGCACTGCTGTTTGAAGTTTTAGGTAAGCATCATAGATTATAACAATATAATCTGATAATAATGCTAGGGCAACAAAAAGTGAGAATTTTTCAATGGCTGAAATAAACCACAAAATACTGGCATGAACACCATCTAATTTCCCTTCCATTCAGCTATCAAAGGTGACTGAAACAGGTATGAAATTTACACTTCAGTCATTCTCCAACATCAAGTTTTTCtatcctctttctttccttgtttttaGAACATGTTAATTTCCTATTTAGTAGGAATCTTCTGTAGAGTGATACagttttagaatattttttaatagaattaaTCTTGGAATGATTAATTTTTGCTTAATGGGACAGGCACACTGGATTCTGCAGT
This region includes:
- the ASPA gene encoding aspartoacylase — translated: MGCPCARVRRVGLFGGTHGNELSGVLLVRHWQQDGAEIQRAGVQVKPFLTNPRAVERCTRYIDCDLNRVFDPKSLGRPVVEDIPYEVRRAQEINHIFGPKGSDDAYDLIFDLHNTTSNMGGTIILENSRDDFTIQMVHYIKNALAPEPCPALLIEHPSLKYATTRSVAKHPVGVEVGPQPQGVARADVLEKMRKIVKHGLDFVQLFNEGKEFPPCTIEVFKIMEKVDYPRNKNGEIIAIIHPKLQDQDWQPLKNGDPQFLTLDGEVIPYQGDCTVYPTFINEAAYYEKKQAFVKTEKIKLTAKHLRLSVSEQSTS
- the SPATA22 gene encoding spermatogenesis-associated protein 22, whose translation is MKRSLADTPARSTAGCLPVPLFNQKKRTRQPLTSNPLRNEPDTGSGTRSYDFSPSSFGWGIANPEVDELQKAANSGQAEHPMAPSLMKPPNASKFHLANAGKNVSACRNRSEYAPLGKTANSRSDNGTSQEFETFPSSLKTVQQQNHPDSHNPSQLIKTDTAKGKWPVKPNTVARNLQDQSPAYKFNYKTQQNKMNENQFGCVPEDKSQEISSSQVKTKIKKNSLRILSAVIQSVRHWSQYAYKTALLFEVLGTLDSAVTPGAYGAKNFLLRDGKETLPCVFYEIDRELPRLIRGRVHRCMGTYDAKKNIFKCVSVRPATAQEQNTFQDFVKVADVEMTAYVKTMNEM